TTTTTAAAAGCATCAATACCAACACGATCAATCACCGCTTGAATTTGGCGAGAGACAACCATTTCCATGTTGTTACCCTCTCTCTCTTCTAGTGTTTCACCGATACAAAAAAGTGGCGTTAAGTGATTGTCTAGTGCAACTTGTACTTTTTGCGCGACTACTTCGTCAGTCTCGCCGTACATACTTCTTCGCTCAGAGTGTCCTACAACAACATACTGTGCACCAAAGTCTTTAATCATATCTGCACTTACCTCGCCAGTAAAAGCGCCTGATGCGTTAACATTTAGATCCTGAGCACCAAGATGTAATTGAGAGTGCGTAATTAATGCCTCAACTTGCGACATATAAGGAAAAGGCGCACAAACAATAACAGTTGAATCAACCTCTGCCATGCCAGAAAGAACACCCATAATCAGCGTGTTAACCGTCTCTTTTGAGGCGTTCATTTTCCAGTTGCCTGCAACAATAACTTGACGCATAATAACTCTCTACATAAAAAAAAATGAATGTTACGCTATTTAGCAATAAAAATCAATGGCTAAAGCTTTAGTGTGAAGACTTTGAGCCAAAATAAAGGGCCAATGACACCATTAAGATTCCAAGTGCAAAATATACTAAATCTAATGCACCAACAAAAGTCATTGACAAGGACACCTCAAAGAAGGTAACGACCAGGATCATTAAAATAACCTTCGCTAATTTAGCCTTAAGGTCATCTAAAGAGTTAATCACTAATACTTTAGATGATTGGCCACTTCCTTTTGCTTCATCTATGTCGCTAATAAACAACTCATACAAGCCTAATGCAAAAATCAGCAAAATTGTGGCCAACAAAAATCCATCAATGGAGCCAACTGTGTGTGAAACCATTTCAATTTTTAAAGCTTTTTTTACTTCGGCAGTGGCGCCAATATAATCGCTTGCATGAACAATTAAACTGCCCACGTCAATAGCGGTAATAACAAACAACATTAAAGAGAGTAATAGTGACGAAACTACGGCGGCTAAAACCATTAGCCTGGAGCTCCATAGCAACTTTTCAAAATACTTTTCTAAACCATTCATCCGCTTCTCTCTCAAAACAATATAATGCTTAAGTATATCATTTACTTAATTTAAATTACCGCTTATGTCAAAAACCTGGGCCCAATGTTTGGACACACTTAAAGACACCGTTCCTTTGGCTGAATATAGTGTTTGGATACACCCTTTAAAAGTGATAGAAGATAAGCATGCATTAACATTATTAGCGCCTAACACTCAAGTTAAAAATTACCTTAGTAAAAATTTAAAAACGCAAATTAAAAATGCCGTTACTCAGCACAATAAAAAACTAAAAATTTTTATAAGCCTGGCGCCAAATACAAGCCCTGATCAACCCAACTATAAGACGCACTCAACTCCTTTGTTTGAAGATTATACTTTTGACAACTTAGTGCTAGGTAATGCCAACCAGATGGCCTATGCCGCTACCAAGCAAATTGCTGAAAATA
This genomic interval from Candidatus Thioglobus sp. contains the following:
- the tpiA gene encoding triose-phosphate isomerase; this translates as MRQVIVAGNWKMNASKETVNTLIMGVLSGMAEVDSTVIVCAPFPYMSQVEALITHSQLHLGAQDLNVNASGAFTGEVSADMIKDFGAQYVVVGHSERRSMYGETDEVVAQKVQVALDNHLTPLFCIGETLEEREGNNMEMVVSRQIQAVIDRVGIDAFKNIIIAYEPVWAIGTGVTATPQQAQDAHAFIRSMLAQNDENVAQTTPILYGGSMNPSNAAELIGCEDIDGGLIGGASLKPEDFLKICKAG
- a CDS encoding YqhA family protein, with the translated sequence MNGLEKYFEKLLWSSRLMVLAAVVSSLLLSLMLFVITAIDVGSLIVHASDYIGATAEVKKALKIEMVSHTVGSIDGFLLATILLIFALGLYELFISDIDEAKGSGQSSKVLVINSLDDLKAKLAKVILMILVVTFFEVSLSMTFVGALDLVYFALGILMVSLALYFGSKSSH